A stretch of the Acidobacteriota bacterium genome encodes the following:
- a CDS encoding DUF4019 domain-containing protein, with protein sequence MKTLVSVAAATLFLVGFSTSADDSAAVAQAQVAARSWLALTDSGKYGESWDNASSFSKSAVTRADWEKAIKGGRSPLGAMKARKVKSATFTRTLPGAPDGEYVVIQFESQFENKAAAIETVTPMHEKDGAWRVSGYYIK encoded by the coding sequence ATGAAAACGTTGGTATCCGTTGCTGCCGCGACCCTTTTTCTCGTCGGCTTCTCGACCTCAGCGGATGACAGCGCTGCCGTCGCTCAGGCCCAGGTTGCAGCGAGGAGCTGGCTTGCCCTCACGGATAGCGGGAAGTACGGCGAGAGCTGGGACAACGCGTCGTCCTTCTCCAAGAGCGCCGTCACAAGGGCAGACTGGGAGAAGGCCATCAAGGGCGGCCGCTCGCCACTCGGCGCCATGAAGGCCCGAAAGGTCAAGTCGGCCACCTTCACGCGCACTCTTCCGGGCGCGCCGGATGGAGAGTACGTCGTCATTCAGTTCGAATCGCAGTTCGAGAACAAGGCGGCCGCGATCGAGACGGTCACACCCATGCATGAAAAGGACGGCGCCTGGAGGGTTTCGGGCTACTACATAAAATAG
- a CDS encoding lipid-binding SYLF domain-containing protein, whose translation MNLSLRRALVFSVLLALAAFPAARVLAATDAETIKVFKDAGESGQFFDKSYGYAVFANVGKGGLGVGAAHGTGRVYEKGKVVGDVKMNQVSIGAQLGGQSYSEIIFFEDKRAFDEFTSGSFEFGAEVSAVAITAGASASAGSGGSKAGASGGKHDATTAGGYHKGIAVFTVAKGGLMYQAAVGGQKFKYTPKKK comes from the coding sequence ATGAATCTTTCGTTGCGTCGCGCACTCGTCTTCTCCGTTCTCCTCGCTCTCGCGGCCTTCCCCGCCGCCCGGGTCCTCGCCGCGACCGACGCGGAGACCATCAAGGTGTTCAAGGACGCCGGCGAGAGCGGCCAGTTCTTCGACAAGAGCTATGGCTATGCCGTCTTCGCGAACGTCGGCAAGGGCGGCCTCGGCGTCGGGGCGGCGCACGGCACGGGCCGCGTCTACGAGAAGGGCAAGGTCGTGGGCGACGTCAAGATGAACCAGGTCTCGATCGGCGCCCAGCTCGGCGGGCAGTCCTACAGCGAGATCATTTTCTTCGAGGACAAGCGCGCCTTCGACGAGTTCACGAGCGGCAGCTTCGAGTTCGGCGCGGAAGTGTCGGCCGTGGCGATCACGGCAGGCGCGTCTGCCTCGGCCGGCAGCGGCGGCTCGAAGGCGGGCGCCAGCGGCGGGAAACACGACGCGACGACGGCCGGCGGCTACCACAAGGGAATCGCGGTCTTCACGGTCGCCAAGGGCGGGCTGATGTACCAGGCCGCCGTCGGCGGGCAGAAGTTCAAATACACGCCGAAGAAGAAGTAG
- a CDS encoding ScyD/ScyE family protein codes for MRFSRGHTLVLACLLPASVALADSPGSAASGRIRLAGQTATISVFATGLNNPRGLKFGPDGLLYVAEGGTGGTNPAPSGCAAVIPPIGPYLGSQTGARISRIDRTGARTTVVGNLPSSQTSEGSLVSGVADVAFVGDTLYALIAGAGCSHGVTNFPNGIIRVRHDGTWEMVADLSAFLRAHPVAHPEEDDFEPDGSWYGLVEAQGALYAVEPNHGEIDVVSPQNGAIRRLIDVSASQGHVVPSAIAYHDGAFYVGNLNPFPIVQGSSKIYRVGMDGSISIVVEGLTTVLGVAFDAQGRMYVLENTTGNAFPTPETGRVVRVKASGELEVVATGLFLPTGMTFGPDGALYVSNVGFGPPPVGLGQVVKIQLGDSSWVLPTSASLVSGASGVRYTTDVTVGNPGNAEAAYTLRYLGHDADGRSGPAKSFTLGAGKSATYHDVLSSVFGLTDAWGAILVTASTPELAVYGEVLAATAAGHLGQGLPAFSDSSLVRPGQARSLLAIREDAGARTNLVLANATSASLDVTLTLVSEAGAALGSATVTLPPLGMKQLNGVARMLGASGALTGGRVVVSTPTTDGAFAAVASVIENDSGDARTILPR; via the coding sequence ATGAGATTCAGTCGCGGCCATACCCTCGTCCTCGCGTGTCTTCTCCCGGCTTCCGTGGCGCTTGCGGACAGCCCGGGATCCGCCGCCAGCGGGCGGATCCGCCTCGCGGGCCAGACCGCCACGATTTCGGTCTTCGCAACCGGGCTGAACAACCCGCGTGGACTCAAGTTCGGACCGGACGGGCTTCTCTACGTCGCCGAGGGCGGAACCGGCGGCACGAACCCCGCGCCGTCGGGATGCGCCGCGGTCATCCCGCCCATCGGGCCGTATCTCGGCAGCCAGACGGGCGCCCGGATTTCGAGAATCGACCGCACCGGCGCGCGCACGACGGTCGTCGGGAACCTCCCGTCCAGCCAGACGTCCGAGGGCAGCCTCGTGAGCGGCGTCGCCGATGTGGCGTTCGTGGGCGACACGCTGTACGCGCTGATCGCGGGCGCTGGCTGCTCCCACGGCGTGACGAACTTCCCGAACGGGATCATCCGCGTGCGCCACGACGGGACGTGGGAAATGGTGGCCGACCTGAGCGCCTTCCTGCGGGCTCACCCGGTCGCGCACCCGGAAGAGGACGACTTCGAGCCCGACGGAAGCTGGTACGGCCTCGTCGAGGCACAGGGGGCGCTCTACGCCGTCGAGCCGAATCACGGCGAGATCGACGTGGTTTCGCCGCAGAACGGAGCGATCCGCCGGCTGATCGACGTCTCCGCGAGCCAGGGCCACGTCGTGCCGTCGGCGATCGCGTACCACGACGGCGCCTTCTACGTCGGCAACCTGAACCCGTTCCCGATCGTCCAGGGCTCGTCGAAGATCTACCGGGTCGGGATGGACGGCTCGATCTCCATCGTGGTCGAAGGCCTGACCACGGTTCTCGGAGTCGCCTTCGACGCCCAGGGGCGGATGTACGTCCTGGAGAACACGACCGGCAACGCGTTCCCGACGCCGGAGACCGGGCGGGTGGTGCGCGTGAAGGCGTCGGGGGAGCTCGAGGTCGTCGCGACGGGGCTCTTCCTGCCGACCGGCATGACGTTCGGGCCCGACGGGGCGCTCTATGTGTCGAACGTCGGGTTCGGCCCTCCGCCGGTGGGGCTCGGCCAGGTCGTGAAGATTCAGCTGGGCGACTCCTCGTGGGTCCTCCCGACGAGCGCGAGCCTCGTGTCGGGTGCGTCGGGCGTGCGCTACACGACCGACGTGACCGTCGGGAATCCCGGCAACGCCGAAGCCGCATACACGCTGCGCTACCTCGGGCACGACGCCGACGGCCGGTCCGGACCCGCGAAGAGCTTCACGCTGGGGGCCGGGAAGTCGGCCACTTACCACGACGTTCTGTCGTCGGTCTTCGGCCTGACGGACGCGTGGGGCGCCATCCTCGTCACCGCCTCGACTCCGGAACTCGCGGTCTACGGCGAGGTCCTGGCCGCGACGGCGGCGGGACACCTGGGCCAGGGCCTTCCGGCCTTTTCGGACTCGAGCCTCGTGCGACCGGGCCAGGCCCGTTCTCTCCTCGCGATCCGCGAGGACGCCGGCGCCCGGACGAACCTCGTCCTCGCGAACGCGACGTCGGCGAGCCTCGACGTGACCCTCACGCTCGTCTCCGAAGCGGGAGCGGCGCTGGGGTCCGCGACCGTCACTCTTCCGCCGCTCGGGATGAAGCAGCTCAACGGGGTCGCCCGGATGCTCGGAGCCTCCGGCGCGCTCACGGGAGGCCGCGTCGTCGTCTCGACGCCGACGACGGACGGCGCGTTCGCCGCCGTGGCGTCGGTGATCGAGAACGACTCGGGCGACGCGCGCACGATCCTGCCGCGCTGA
- a CDS encoding P-II family nitrogen regulator codes for MKLITAIIRPEKLEDVKIALFAAEVEGLTIQQVSGHGGEKAVMESYRGHPLLYEFHDKVRLDIAVSEPFVQLTVKAIADAARTGQVGDGKIFVQQLDHVVRIRTGEADVEALTPVTVSAKT; via the coding sequence ATGAAACTGATCACCGCCATCATCCGCCCCGAGAAGCTCGAAGACGTCAAGATCGCGCTCTTCGCTGCCGAGGTCGAAGGACTCACGATTCAGCAGGTCTCCGGCCACGGCGGAGAGAAGGCCGTCATGGAGAGCTACCGCGGCCATCCGCTCCTCTACGAGTTCCACGACAAGGTGCGGCTCGACATCGCCGTCTCCGAGCCGTTCGTGCAGCTCACGGTCAAGGCCATCGCCGACGCGGCAAGGACCGGCCAGGTGGGCGACGGGAAGATCTTCGTCCAGCAACTCGATCACGTCGTGAGAATTCGCACCGGTGAAGCCGACGTCGAGGCACTGACGCCCGTCACCGTAAGCGCGAAAACCTAG
- a CDS encoding ammonium transporter, with the protein MKKKLVTVLFLVGLVATSWALLAADPSGANTGGISNVPSKVAGKPTLEEVGAAVGQTRVALNFVWVLVAGFLVMFMQAGFALAETGFTRAKNAAHTMTMNFMVYGIGILGFWIAGFALQMGGSGAAMGAALSVPAEMGKLIGPTIGGNLWGLFGGTGFFLSGVSYDVAAFAIFLFQMVFMDTALTIPTGSMAERWKLSAFVIYAFVASAVIYPLFANWAWGGGWLSTLGKYTGLGHGYVDFAGSGVVHLTGGVMAFVGAKILGPRIGKYVKGEVRAIPGHNLPMALLGCFILAFGWFGFNAGSTLAGTDLRISVVATNTMLASASGALLAFLVTWKKYGRPDPSMSANGMLAGLVAITAPCAFVNAPVSVLIGAISGVLVVYAALYIENTLKIDDPVGAIAVHGFNGAWGLIALGLFADGTYGGGLNGGPEAGVAGLFYGDGKQLVAQLIGIGANLVWVGLSSLVLFKILDATVGMRVTPEQEIQGLDFNEVSAPAYPGDRPSVNTPVVVSRPAAAAVAVLKPAPAGGK; encoded by the coding sequence ATGAAGAAGAAACTGGTGACGGTCCTTTTCCTGGTCGGGCTGGTGGCGACCTCGTGGGCGCTCCTGGCCGCCGATCCGTCGGGAGCGAACACCGGCGGCATCTCGAACGTGCCGTCCAAGGTGGCCGGCAAGCCCACGCTCGAGGAAGTGGGGGCCGCCGTCGGCCAGACGCGGGTCGCTCTCAATTTCGTCTGGGTCCTGGTGGCGGGCTTCCTCGTCATGTTCATGCAGGCCGGCTTCGCGCTCGCGGAGACCGGCTTCACGCGCGCGAAGAACGCCGCCCACACGATGACGATGAACTTCATGGTCTACGGCATCGGGATCCTCGGCTTCTGGATCGCGGGCTTCGCCCTACAGATGGGGGGCTCCGGCGCCGCGATGGGCGCGGCGCTCTCGGTCCCCGCCGAGATGGGCAAGCTGATCGGTCCGACGATCGGCGGCAACCTGTGGGGCCTCTTCGGCGGAACCGGGTTCTTCCTGAGCGGCGTCTCGTACGACGTCGCCGCGTTCGCGATCTTCCTCTTCCAGATGGTCTTCATGGACACGGCCCTGACGATCCCGACGGGCTCGATGGCCGAGCGGTGGAAGCTCTCGGCGTTCGTGATCTACGCCTTCGTCGCGTCCGCGGTGATCTATCCCCTGTTCGCGAACTGGGCGTGGGGCGGCGGCTGGCTCTCGACGCTCGGCAAGTACACCGGCCTCGGCCACGGCTACGTCGACTTCGCGGGCTCGGGCGTCGTCCACCTGACCGGCGGCGTCATGGCGTTCGTCGGCGCGAAGATCCTCGGGCCGCGCATCGGCAAGTACGTCAAGGGCGAGGTCCGGGCGATTCCCGGCCACAACCTCCCGATGGCGCTTCTCGGCTGCTTCATCCTCGCGTTCGGCTGGTTCGGATTCAACGCGGGCTCGACGCTCGCGGGCACCGACCTGAGGATTTCGGTCGTCGCGACGAACACGATGCTGGCATCCGCCTCTGGTGCCCTCCTCGCGTTTCTCGTGACCTGGAAGAAGTACGGGCGGCCCGACCCGTCGATGAGCGCGAACGGGATGCTCGCGGGCCTCGTCGCCATCACCGCACCGTGCGCGTTCGTCAACGCCCCGGTTTCCGTACTGATCGGCGCGATCTCCGGCGTCCTCGTCGTCTACGCCGCGCTCTACATCGAGAACACGCTCAAGATCGACGATCCGGTCGGCGCGATCGCGGTCCACGGCTTCAACGGCGCCTGGGGCCTGATCGCCCTCGGCCTCTTCGCCGACGGAACGTACGGCGGCGGACTGAACGGCGGGCCCGAGGCCGGGGTCGCGGGCCTCTTCTACGGGGACGGCAAACAACTCGTCGCCCAGTTGATCGGGATCGGCGCGAACCTGGTCTGGGTCGGCCTGTCGAGCCTCGTGCTCTTCAAGATCCTCGACGCCACGGTCGGGATGCGCGTCACCCCCGAGCAGGAGATCCAGGGCCTCGACTTCAACGAGGTCTCCGCCCCTGCGTACCCCGGGGACCGTCCGTCCGTGAACACGCCGGTCGTCGTGTCCCGGCCGGCAGCCGCGGCCGTCGCCGTCCTGAAGCCGGCCCCGGCCGGCGGGAAGTGA
- a CDS encoding sigma 54-interacting transcriptional regulator: MPMPSLHPSELTMLLDLSEALGSPLNLRASFARALEILETDLRAVFGMVALFEAETGELKVEAVTGRHDAAARKARYRLGEGISTRVVKTGKPIAVPHASQEPLFRDQLGLLASRTTSKDDLSYTSVPIRIDGKSAGALAVAFVYDKNRDLGHLVKVLGIAASMLGQAVRVHRLLEGKRDRLMEENRQLKEKLRERYDVGNLVGTSHPMQKLFEEVAQAAPANTTVLIRGESGTGKELVAHAIHYNSPRAGKPFIKVSCAALPESLIESELFGYEPGAFTGAERQKKGRFELAHGGTLFLDEVGDLPASTQVKLLRVLQEREFERLGGVKPVRVDVRLITATNIDLDSAMKEGRFREDLYYRLNVFGLFVPPLRERRSDILLLADHFVEKYAAAHGKSVRRISTSAIDMLMSYHWPGNVRELENCIERAVLICEGGVIHAHHLPPTLQTAEVSNTLPGQALADAVSGFEKDLILDGLKIARGNRAKAARLLRTTERILNYKIRKLGIDASRFRP; this comes from the coding sequence ATGCCGATGCCGTCCCTCCATCCGAGCGAGCTGACCATGCTGCTGGACCTGAGCGAAGCGCTTGGGTCGCCGCTGAACCTCCGGGCGTCGTTCGCGCGGGCCCTCGAGATCCTCGAGACCGACCTGAGGGCGGTCTTCGGGATGGTCGCGCTCTTCGAGGCCGAGACCGGGGAACTCAAGGTGGAGGCCGTCACGGGCCGGCACGACGCGGCCGCCCGGAAGGCGCGCTACCGGCTCGGCGAAGGCATCTCGACGCGCGTGGTCAAGACGGGCAAGCCGATCGCGGTGCCGCACGCGAGCCAGGAGCCGCTGTTCCGGGACCAGCTCGGCCTTCTCGCGTCGAGGACGACGTCAAAGGACGACCTGTCGTACACCTCGGTCCCGATCCGGATCGACGGCAAGAGCGCCGGCGCCCTCGCCGTCGCCTTCGTCTACGACAAGAACCGCGACCTCGGGCACCTCGTGAAAGTGCTCGGGATCGCCGCCTCGATGCTGGGGCAGGCGGTGCGCGTGCACCGCCTCCTGGAGGGCAAGCGCGATCGGCTCATGGAGGAGAACCGGCAGCTCAAGGAGAAGCTCCGCGAGCGGTACGACGTCGGAAACCTCGTCGGGACGAGCCACCCGATGCAGAAGCTCTTCGAGGAGGTCGCGCAGGCGGCCCCCGCGAACACGACCGTCCTGATCCGGGGCGAATCGGGGACCGGCAAGGAGCTGGTCGCCCATGCGATCCACTACAACTCCCCGCGCGCGGGCAAGCCGTTCATCAAGGTCAGCTGCGCGGCGTTGCCGGAGAGCCTGATCGAGTCCGAGCTCTTCGGGTACGAGCCGGGCGCCTTCACGGGCGCCGAGAGGCAGAAGAAGGGGCGGTTCGAGCTGGCGCACGGCGGAACCCTTTTTCTCGACGAGGTGGGCGACCTGCCTGCCTCGACGCAGGTGAAGCTCCTCCGCGTCCTGCAGGAACGGGAGTTCGAGAGGCTCGGCGGCGTCAAGCCGGTCCGGGTCGACGTCCGGCTGATCACCGCCACGAACATCGACCTCGACTCGGCGATGAAGGAAGGCCGTTTCCGGGAAGACCTCTACTACCGGTTGAACGTCTTCGGACTCTTCGTGCCGCCGCTCCGCGAGCGCCGGTCGGACATCCTTCTCCTCGCCGACCACTTCGTCGAGAAGTACGCCGCGGCCCACGGAAAGAGCGTCCGGAGGATCTCCACTTCGGCGATCGACATGCTCATGAGCTACCACTGGCCGGGCAACGTGCGGGAGCTCGAGAATTGCATCGAGCGCGCCGTGCTCATCTGCGAGGGCGGCGTGATCCACGCCCACCACCTCCCTCCCACACTCCAGACGGCGGAGGTCTCCAACACGCTCCCCGGGCAGGCGCTCGCGGACGCGGTCTCGGGGTTCGAGAAGGACCTGATCCTCGACGGGCTGAAGATCGCGCGCGGCAACCGGGCCAAGGCCGCGAGGCTCCTCCGGACGACGGAGAGGATCCTCAACTACAAGATCCGAAAGCTCGGCATCGACGCCTCCCGCTTCCGGCCCTGA
- a CDS encoding pyridoxal-phosphate dependent enzyme: MRFFEDILATVGDTPLVRLNSVTKGLKPLVLAKLESFNPGKSNKDRVGIHIVEMAEKDGTLKPGGTIVEATSGNTGLGLALAAVVKGYKCICVMPDKVGQEKRDLLKSHGARVVITPTSAPPGSPERYTEVAKRIAAETPGGFLANQYFNPHNRGIHYLTTGPEIWRDTEGRVTCYVASLGTGGSTSGAGRYLKEQNPAVRVVGVEPVGSILGEFQRTGKMIDSAPYLVEGIGQEIIPGNVEFQYIDEILTVTDRESFHLMRRLSREEGIFVGGSSGTALAGALKVAERMTKDDVVVVMLPDTGERYLSKFHSDGWLADHGMLDAAEMRVGDLLRQKAAGGDLPALLTLKPEDPVRAALALIRKHHVSQLPVMSASGEVVGTVVEPHLFEAVLEGRATPDAAVSSAMEAPLPRLSADEPVAAATRMLTSAHALLVEERGRPVGILTRIDVIGFAAR; encoded by the coding sequence ATGCGCTTTTTCGAAGACATTCTCGCAACGGTGGGCGACACGCCGCTCGTCCGCCTGAACTCCGTCACGAAGGGCCTGAAACCCCTCGTCCTCGCGAAGCTCGAGTCCTTCAATCCCGGCAAGAGCAACAAGGACCGCGTCGGGATCCACATCGTGGAGATGGCCGAGAAGGACGGCACGCTGAAGCCGGGCGGGACGATCGTGGAGGCGACGTCCGGCAACACGGGCCTCGGCCTCGCGCTCGCGGCCGTCGTCAAGGGTTACAAGTGCATCTGCGTGATGCCGGACAAGGTGGGGCAGGAGAAGCGCGACCTCCTCAAGTCGCACGGCGCGCGCGTGGTGATCACGCCGACGAGCGCGCCTCCCGGCTCACCCGAGCGGTACACCGAGGTGGCGAAGAGAATCGCGGCCGAGACTCCCGGCGGGTTCCTCGCGAACCAGTACTTCAACCCGCACAACCGCGGGATTCACTACCTCACGACAGGCCCGGAGATCTGGCGCGACACGGAAGGCCGCGTGACCTGCTACGTCGCCTCGCTCGGCACGGGCGGCTCGACGAGCGGCGCGGGGCGCTACCTCAAGGAGCAGAACCCCGCCGTCCGCGTCGTCGGCGTCGAGCCCGTCGGGTCGATCCTCGGAGAGTTCCAGCGGACCGGGAAGATGATCGACTCGGCCCCGTACCTCGTGGAGGGAATCGGTCAGGAGATCATTCCGGGCAACGTCGAATTCCAGTACATCGACGAGATCCTGACCGTCACGGACCGCGAGTCGTTCCATCTCATGCGGCGCCTCTCGCGCGAAGAGGGGATCTTCGTCGGCGGCTCGTCGGGAACCGCGCTCGCGGGAGCGCTGAAGGTCGCCGAGCGGATGACGAAGGACGACGTCGTCGTCGTGATGCTCCCCGACACGGGCGAACGCTACCTGAGCAAGTTCCACAGCGACGGCTGGCTCGCCGACCACGGGATGCTCGACGCCGCGGAGATGCGCGTGGGCGACCTGCTGCGCCAGAAAGCGGCCGGAGGCGACCTGCCGGCTCTCCTGACGCTGAAGCCGGAAGACCCCGTGCGCGCGGCGCTCGCGCTCATCCGCAAGCACCACGTCTCGCAGCTGCCGGTGATGTCCGCTTCGGGTGAGGTCGTCGGCACGGTCGTCGAGCCGCATCTCTTCGAGGCCGTTCTCGAGGGCCGCGCGACTCCCGACGCCGCCGTTTCGTCCGCCATGGAGGCGCCGCTGCCGCGGCTCTCCGCCGACGAGCCCGTGGCCGCCGCGACGCGGATGCTGACGTCCGCGCACGCGCTGCTCGTGGAGGAGAGGGGCCGGCCCGTGGGCATCCTGACGCGGATCGACGTCATCGGCTTCGCGGCGCGCTGA
- a CDS encoding ketopantoate reductase family protein, which produces MGGKLRVAILGAGGVGGYYGGALARAGHPVALLARGAHLEVIRARGLEVRTPEGSFTVAVEASDDVTALGPADLAIVAVKTYSLADVLPAARLLAKTGAVVLPLLNGVEAADRLVAGGVPKASVLGGLTQISVAKAAPGIVERKSPFQNVAVGELGGGPSARAEQIAQAFRDAGAQARVSEDIMADLWRKFAFIAPMAAACGLARTSIGPVRDALYGKLLLERAVREVLSVARARGVALADDEEAKILLFMDGLGAGMKPSFLLDLESGGPNELDDLSGAVSRLGREAGVETPVHDTAVAALGAGSRRREPSG; this is translated from the coding sequence ATGGGCGGAAAGCTGCGCGTCGCGATCCTCGGCGCCGGCGGCGTCGGCGGCTACTACGGCGGCGCCCTCGCGCGGGCCGGCCATCCGGTCGCCCTTCTCGCGCGGGGCGCGCATCTCGAGGTGATCCGCGCGCGCGGGCTCGAGGTCCGGACGCCCGAGGGGTCGTTCACCGTGGCGGTGGAGGCGTCGGACGACGTCACCGCCCTCGGTCCCGCCGACCTCGCGATCGTGGCGGTGAAAACGTATTCCCTCGCGGACGTCCTGCCCGCGGCACGGCTCCTGGCGAAGACGGGAGCGGTCGTTCTCCCGCTTCTGAACGGAGTCGAGGCCGCGGACCGGCTCGTCGCGGGCGGCGTGCCGAAGGCGAGCGTCCTCGGCGGCCTGACGCAGATCAGCGTCGCGAAAGCGGCTCCGGGCATCGTCGAGAGGAAGAGCCCGTTCCAGAACGTTGCGGTGGGGGAGCTCGGAGGCGGGCCGTCCGCGCGGGCGGAGCAGATCGCGCAGGCGTTCCGGGACGCGGGAGCCCAGGCCCGGGTGTCGGAGGACATCATGGCCGACCTCTGGCGAAAGTTCGCGTTCATCGCGCCGATGGCGGCCGCCTGCGGGCTGGCTCGAACCTCGATCGGCCCCGTGCGCGACGCCCTCTACGGAAAGCTGCTCCTCGAGCGTGCCGTCCGCGAGGTCCTCTCGGTGGCGCGGGCGCGCGGCGTCGCGCTGGCCGACGACGAGGAGGCGAAGATCCTCCTGTTCATGGACGGCCTCGGCGCCGGGATGAAGCCCAGCTTTCTCCTCGACCTCGAGTCCGGCGGCCCGAACGAGCTGGACGACCTGAGCGGCGCGGTCTCGCGCCTCGGGCGCGAGGCCGGCGTCGAGACGCCTGTTCACGACACGGCGGTCGCGGCTCTCGGCGCCGGGTCGCGGCGCCGGGAGCCATCGGGCTAG
- a CDS encoding porin — protein sequence MKTPFSRGLRAALAGALSLLSALAANAQAPPPTPTPVAAAPAAPAPPPVKAWYEELSVNAFVSASYSYNFNRPATGTNQLRVFDFDDNTFKVDVAEIVLQKAVSKPGEAGFRVDFVAGSSIPRVSSSYGLLQGQDVDLQQAFVSWIAPVGSGLRLDLGKFVTHFGYEVIEGYDGWNDNATRSFEFGFGMPSAHTGLKASYAFSDQLAGMLEIVNGWDVARDNNTSKSIGVQLTWTPSKSVTVFGNFMTGPERANVNSDPRNLFDVVAQWKLSDLTVFTVDALYASEKGAVAPGETASWWAIAGYARLGLSDSFAFCLRAEYFDDADGARTGAAQKLTEVTVTPEWKATPHLIFRADLRVDWSNADVFVKNDGAFKGNQATVLLNGIYVF from the coding sequence ATGAAAACGCCCTTTTCGCGCGGCCTTCGGGCCGCACTCGCGGGAGCCCTGTCCCTTCTGTCCGCTCTGGCCGCGAACGCGCAGGCTCCTCCGCCTACGCCGACGCCCGTCGCGGCTGCTCCGGCGGCCCCGGCGCCGCCGCCGGTCAAGGCCTGGTACGAAGAGCTCTCGGTCAACGCCTTCGTCTCCGCCAGCTACTCGTACAACTTCAACCGCCCGGCCACCGGGACGAATCAGCTCCGGGTTTTCGATTTCGACGACAACACCTTCAAGGTGGACGTCGCCGAGATCGTCCTCCAGAAGGCCGTGAGCAAGCCGGGCGAGGCCGGGTTCCGCGTGGACTTCGTGGCGGGCTCCTCGATCCCGCGCGTCTCGTCGTCGTACGGCCTCCTCCAGGGACAGGACGTCGACCTCCAGCAGGCGTTCGTGAGCTGGATCGCGCCGGTCGGGAGCGGCCTGCGTCTCGACCTCGGGAAATTCGTCACGCACTTCGGGTACGAGGTGATCGAGGGATACGACGGCTGGAACGACAACGCGACCCGTTCGTTCGAGTTCGGCTTCGGGATGCCGTCCGCGCACACGGGCCTGAAGGCGTCGTACGCATTCAGCGATCAGCTGGCCGGGATGCTCGAGATCGTGAACGGCTGGGACGTCGCGCGCGACAACAACACCTCGAAGAGCATCGGCGTCCAGCTCACCTGGACGCCGTCGAAGTCCGTGACCGTGTTCGGGAACTTCATGACGGGCCCCGAAAGGGCGAACGTCAACTCCGATCCGCGCAACCTCTTCGACGTCGTGGCCCAGTGGAAGCTGAGCGACCTGACCGTTTTCACCGTCGACGCCCTGTACGCCAGCGAGAAGGGCGCCGTGGCGCCGGGCGAAACGGCCAGCTGGTGGGCGATCGCCGGCTACGCCCGCCTCGGGCTCAGTGATTCCTTCGCGTTCTGTTTGCGGGCCGAGTACTTCGACGACGCGGACGGCGCCCGGACGGGGGCGGCCCAGAAGCTGACCGAGGTGACCGTCACGCCCGAGTGGAAGGCGACGCCCCATCTCATCTTCCGCGCGGACCTGCGAGTCGACTGGTCCAACGCCGACGTCTTCGTCAAGAACGACGGCGCCTTCAAGGGAAACCAGGCGACCGTGTTGCTGAACGGAATCTACGTCTTCTAG
- a CDS encoding ArsA family ATPase: MPEIQTSMSAYIKEHAGLKYIFFGGKGGVGKTVFAAATAVHNAQLGRRTILASTNPVHSLSSLLGQNVLGKHTPVDGVPNLWAYEIETKETIERSKVEIREKIQWFLKFADISTKAEDFVESATMNPAFEESAMFENMIDLMFKDEYDVYVFDTAPTANARRLLGMSKVYGLWVNKMLKSREEAKTLRELLSFTKKKEVDPLMAYLISFRERMEHGRVLLTDPEKTSFFFVTLPEALPIAVITRFIQWFHDFGIPVGGVLVNMLIDKKSLDAGAADFVKNRVAMQDEHMKTVWQKFDGSVRAIVPLYETEIRGIPMLKRLGDAMFA; the protein is encoded by the coding sequence ATGCCCGAAATCCAGACCTCCATGAGCGCCTACATCAAGGAGCACGCCGGCCTGAAGTACATCTTCTTCGGCGGCAAGGGCGGCGTCGGCAAGACGGTGTTCGCCGCCGCGACCGCGGTGCACAACGCCCAGCTGGGCCGCCGGACGATCCTCGCGTCCACGAACCCCGTGCACAGCCTCTCGAGCCTCCTCGGCCAGAACGTCCTTGGCAAGCACACGCCGGTCGACGGCGTCCCGAACCTCTGGGCGTACGAGATCGAGACGAAGGAGACGATCGAGCGCAGCAAGGTCGAGATCCGCGAAAAGATCCAGTGGTTCCTGAAGTTCGCCGACATCTCGACCAAGGCCGAGGACTTCGTCGAGTCCGCGACGATGAACCCCGCCTTCGAGGAGTCGGCGATGTTCGAGAACATGATCGACCTCATGTTCAAGGACGAGTACGACGTCTACGTCTTCGACACCGCGCCCACCGCAAACGCGCGGCGGCTGCTCGGGATGTCGAAGGTGTACGGGCTGTGGGTCAACAAGATGCTCAAGAGCCGTGAGGAAGCGAAGACTCTGCGCGAGCTGCTTTCGTTCACGAAGAAGAAGGAGGTGGACCCGCTCATGGCCTACCTCATCTCCTTCCGCGAGCGGATGGAGCACGGCCGCGTCCTCCTCACGGACCCCGAGAAGACGTCGTTCTTCTTCGTCACGCTCCCCGAGGCGCTCCCGATCGCTGTCATCACGCGGTTCATCCAGTGGTTCCACGACTTCGGGATCCCGGTCGGCGGCGTCCTCGTGAACATGCTGATCGACAAGAAGTCCCTCGACGCCGGAGCGGCCGACTTCGTGAAGAACCGCGTCGCGATGCAGGACGAGCACATGAAGACCGTCTGGCAGAAGTTCGACGGCAGCGTCCGGGCGATCGTGCCGCTCTACGAGACGGAGATCCGCGGCATCCCGATGCTCAAGAGGCTCGGCGACGCGATGTTCGCGTAG